The sequence below is a genomic window from Lolium perenne isolate Kyuss_39 chromosome 7, Kyuss_2.0, whole genome shotgun sequence.
ACTTACAGCAAAATATTCTAAATTGATTAAATTAGAAACAGTGGTGATTAGGTGCGAACATTTATCAAGGCAAATAACTGAAGCAGTGATATGGGAAAACAAATCTGGTTGAGGAAAATATTTATACGCCGTGTAAAAACGCtctctctttccctgtagcatttAAGGTATACATATGCATAGAGTTAGATGACAGCTCACGCATTGGCATGATTGTTTGTAGGAAACAAATACCATCTTCTCTGAACTCGATAAATTGGTAACAGTAATTCTCACATGAACTTTTCTGACAACAGAGGTTAAGCATGTTAAAGGAAGAGGAACTAAATTAGCATGTAGGTTCACCATAGTCATAACAAGTTTATTCATTTGTCATTCCCAGGTTCACATCTACTGACAATGATTCAAGAACAAGCAGACCTATGCAGATAAGAACCAAGCAGCGGATATAATTCGATATTTAATTGTGGAACCAGAAAATGGGTGTGCATACCATGTCAAGCAAGACACAGCCCATCCCAAAATCTTGGAAGAAAGGCCCACGGGAGGATAGCTTTGCTGCATCGCTACAAAGTTGTTCATTAATCCACAAGAAAATAATGACAGATTGGACAACCAAACATGTTAGAATTTTTATAAAAAGGACACGAAGAGATCAGATGGAGCAATGTTCGCCTGGGGGTTGTGACCTTCGATTTTGGCATGGGATTCCAAACGTAGAGAGAGGGGAAAGGAAACAACCTACAAATTCACGCACAAAAATTGGATTAGAAACTTGGGCAAACCGAGTGAGAAATAAAAGGCAGCAGACTTGAAGATTACCAAGGATGCTGCACATTGGCACACTTACCAAAGATGAACGGGAGCATCCCGACTTGTGCTCAAATCTTCCAAAGCCTACAGTGTCTGCAGCAGATCCCTGACCATGACCATCACTGTCAGATCGGGAAATACATGAGCTAGGGTTAGGATTTACCTGGTAGATATTGGGATGTGACGCTCCCTGCTGTAGGTGGAGCTCGCCTGTGCCCGCCCCTGTCCGAGCTCGCCTGTGCACCACCAATCCCGACCTGTGCTCCATCCAAATCTTCCAAAGCCTACAAAGAAAGTTTGCAGACCCAATGAATCCATCTGAGAAtgaagaaaacaaaagagaagaagtGGAGCCCTTGATTTCCTACCTGGGGGAGACGAGGCAGCCACGAGGAGGGAGCAGCCCAAGCAGCAACGCAGAGGAGAACCGGCATGACCAGATCCCGCATGTCCTCCCCGGATCCCGCCCCTCCTACTGCGATTCTTGACCgttcctcctctgcctcgccGCCGCGGATCCGCCCCGCGCCGGACCGTCTCCGGCCGTGCCCAACACCTCCGGTCGCTGCCGCCGCGGATCCGCCCCGCGCCAGCCCGTCTCCGGCCGCGCCCGCCTCGCCTCCACCCGCCACCCCCGACGACACCACCCAAATGGGCCGCCCAAGCCGTG
It includes:
- the LOC127311573 gene encoding uncharacterized protein isoform X1, whose amino-acid sequence is MRDLVMPVLLCVAAWAAPSSWLPRLPQALEDLDGAQVGIGGAQASSDRGGHRRAPPTAGSVTSQYLPDTVGFGRFEHKSGCSRSSLVVSFPLSLRLESHAKIEGHNPQANIAPSDLFVSFL